A portion of the Gloeocapsa sp. DLM2.Bin57 genome contains these proteins:
- a CDS encoding PAS domain-containing protein — protein sequence MVSLITFFLGLIIGIGIYYWQIHRFNLRLQQILNLLSDQGDNMIALPLITKVRREIVQLQESLGEQQEELDAWKQLFNQIPLGYLQVDQDNQVLWCNQKAQTILRITEWKSDQLSLLLELVRSYELDQLIESTRYSQENQVKTWQFYPGDNQDHNQSLCLKGHAFPLLHGEVGVFIEDVQLIFAETKRREQAISDLTHELRTPLTSIALVTQTLKKRLNDPEKRWISKMHQEIQRLITLTEEWLEISQLNENPAQHLNYQTLLLDELILISWSVVEPLAEQKQVTLDYQGSKNVSIEGDRCRLTQVLINLFDNAIKHSPEHSKILLIVNLLPELLEINVIDAGKGFASEDLPHVFERLYKSDPSRSRQDHTQGSGLGLSLVKAIILAHQGEVKAYNHPDTQGGWLQVILPRLQVS from the coding sequence ATGGTATCATTAATTACTTTTTTTTTAGGTTTAATTATTGGGATAGGTATATATTATTGGCAAATACATCGATTTAATCTTCGTCTTCAACAAATTTTAAATTTATTATCGGATCAGGGGGATAATATGATCGCTTTACCCCTGATCACTAAAGTACGTCGAGAAATTGTCCAACTCCAAGAATCATTGGGGGAACAACAAGAAGAGTTAGACGCATGGAAACAATTATTTAATCAAATACCCCTCGGTTATCTCCAAGTAGATCAAGATAATCAGGTCCTCTGGTGTAACCAAAAAGCCCAAACAATACTCAGAATTACTGAGTGGAAATCAGATCAGTTAAGTTTATTATTAGAGTTAGTCAGATCCTATGAGTTAGATCAGTTGATTGAATCAACCCGTTACTCTCAAGAAAATCAGGTCAAAACTTGGCAATTTTATCCAGGGGATAATCAAGATCATAATCAATCCCTTTGTTTAAAAGGTCATGCTTTCCCCCTCTTACATGGAGAGGTAGGAGTATTTATCGAAGATGTTCAATTAATCTTTGCTGAAACTAAACGCAGAGAGCAAGCTATCTCAGACTTAACCCACGAGTTGAGAACTCCTTTAACCTCTATCGCTTTAGTAACCCAAACCCTAAAAAAACGCTTAAACGATCCTGAAAAACGCTGGATTAGTAAAATGCACCAGGAAATACAACGCTTAATCACCTTAACAGAAGAATGGTTAGAAATTAGTCAACTCAATGAAAATCCCGCGCAACACCTTAATTATCAAACTTTGTTATTAGATGAGTTAATTCTCATTAGTTGGTCTGTGGTTGAACCCTTAGCTGAGCAAAAACAGGTTACACTAGACTATCAAGGAAGTAAAAATGTCTCTATTGAAGGCGATCGCTGTCGCTTAACCCAAGTTTTGATTAATTTATTTGATAATGCTATTAAACATAGTCCCGAGCATAGTAAAATATTGCTTATAGTGAATCTTCTTCCTGAGTTATTAGAAATTAATGTTATAGATGCAGGTAAAGGATTTGCTAGTGAAGATTTACCCCACGTTTTTGAACGACTTTATAAAAGCGATCCCTCACGTTCCCGACAAGATCACACCCAAGGAAGCGGTTTAGGTTTAAGTCTAGTTAAAGCCATAATTCTAGCCCATCAAGGAGAAGTAAAAGCCTATAATCATCCAGATACTCAAGGAGGTTGGTTACAAGTTATCCTACCTCGGCTGCAAGTGAGTTAG
- a CDS encoding DNA-binding response regulator, whose protein sequence is MLSLEQPKQSTDQQEKTFNRILLVEDEELIREMVVLALEEHGYEVVTATDGRKALDLLQSQEITTGELTLDLMILDLMLPYVNGLDICRVLRYNGNTIPILILSAKGSEGDRITGLQIGADDYLAKPFSMGELMARCAALIRRHRYGAVFPSSQRQFGEITIFPQECRVLLRDQEINLSPKEFKLLELFMSYPRRVWSREQLIEQIWEPDFLGDTKTVDVHIRWLREKLEKNPSQPEYLITVRGFGYRFG, encoded by the coding sequence ATGCTATCTCTGGAACAACCTAAACAAAGTACTGATCAACAAGAGAAAACCTTTAACCGCATTCTGTTGGTAGAAGATGAAGAGTTAATCAGAGAGATGGTAGTTTTAGCTTTAGAAGAACATGGTTATGAGGTAGTTACTGCTACTGATGGACGTAAAGCCTTAGATTTACTCCAAAGTCAGGAAATTACTACAGGAGAATTAACTCTAGATTTGATGATTCTAGACTTAATGCTTCCCTATGTGAATGGTTTAGATATCTGTCGGGTGTTAAGATATAATGGCAATACTATCCCCATTCTTATCCTTAGCGCCAAAGGAAGTGAAGGCGATCGCATTACTGGATTACAAATCGGTGCAGATGATTATCTAGCTAAACCCTTTAGTATGGGAGAATTAATGGCGCGTTGTGCAGCTTTAATTCGTCGTCACCGCTATGGCGCTGTTTTTCCCTCTTCTCAACGACAATTCGGGGAAATAACCATTTTTCCTCAAGAATGTCGTGTCTTACTGCGCGATCAAGAAATTAATTTATCCCCCAAAGAATTTAAACTGCTAGAATTGTTCATGAGTTATCCTCGCCGAGTTTGGTCGAGAGAACAACTGATTGAACAGATTTGGGAACCTGATTTCTTAGGAGATACCAAAACTGTAGATGTGCATATTCGTTGGTTACGAGAAAAATTAGAAAAAAACCCTAGTCAACCTGAGTATTTAATTACGGTTCGTGGCTTCGGTTATCGTTTTGGCTAA
- a CDS encoding asparagine--tRNA ligase, which yields METPRIVDILKQGQPNQEVVMQGWIRTKRELKEFAFLEVNDGSCLANLQVILAPELPDYPELVKQLNIGSSVQITGELVESPGKGQKIELKAQSVTIYGNSNPETYPLQKKRHSFEFLRTIGHLRSRTNSIGAVMRVRNACAQAIHEFFQSRGFLWVHTPIITANDCEGAGELFTITSLDLNNPPKTPSQELDYSQDFFGRRAYLTVSGQLEAEVMASAFSRVYTFGPTFRAENSNTSRHLAEFWMVEPEMAFCDLQGNQDLAEAFLKHIFKTILEKCPEDLAFFNQRIDNSVIATAENIVNNEFARITYTEAIALLEKSDRKFEYPVEWGVDLQSEHERYLAEELFQKPLIVRDYPAAIKAFYMRLNDDQKTVAAMDILVPKIGEIIGGSQREERLDVLETRILPEAIAELWWYLDLRRYGSVPHSGFGLGFERLVQFMTGMGNIRDVIPFPRTPLSAEF from the coding sequence ATGGAAACACCAAGAATTGTTGATATATTGAAACAGGGTCAACCTAACCAAGAGGTTGTTATGCAAGGGTGGATACGCACCAAACGAGAATTAAAAGAGTTTGCTTTTTTAGAAGTTAATGATGGTTCTTGTTTAGCTAATCTACAAGTAATTTTAGCCCCAGAATTACCAGATTATCCCGAGTTAGTAAAACAACTCAATATCGGCAGTTCTGTACAAATAACAGGAGAACTAGTAGAATCACCTGGAAAAGGACAAAAAATCGAACTAAAAGCCCAATCAGTAACAATATACGGCAATTCTAACCCAGAAACCTACCCCTTACAAAAGAAACGTCATAGTTTTGAGTTTCTGCGCACCATCGGACATCTGCGATCACGTACTAATAGTATAGGTGCAGTAATGCGTGTTCGGAACGCCTGCGCTCAAGCTATCCACGAATTCTTTCAGTCAAGGGGGTTTCTTTGGGTTCATACTCCTATTATTACCGCTAACGACTGTGAAGGAGCAGGAGAATTATTTACAATTACTAGTTTAGATCTAAATAATCCCCCCAAAACACCCTCACAAGAATTAGACTATAGTCAGGATTTCTTCGGACGTCGTGCTTATTTAACCGTTAGTGGACAATTAGAAGCAGAAGTAATGGCTTCTGCTTTTTCTCGTGTCTATACCTTTGGTCCTACTTTTCGCGCGGAAAACTCCAATACTTCCCGTCATTTGGCTGAGTTTTGGATGGTTGAACCAGAAATGGCTTTTTGTGATCTCCAGGGAAACCAAGATTTAGCCGAAGCTTTTCTCAAACACATCTTTAAAACTATCTTAGAAAAATGTCCCGAAGATTTAGCCTTTTTTAATCAACGTATCGATAATAGTGTAATTGCTACCGCTGAAAATATCGTCAATAATGAATTCGCACGGATAACCTATACAGAAGCGATCGCCTTACTGGAAAAATCTGACCGCAAGTTTGAATATCCCGTAGAATGGGGAGTAGATCTACAATCAGAACATGAACGCTATCTAGCGGAAGAACTATTCCAAAAACCCCTCATCGTCAGAGATTATCCCGCAGCAATCAAAGCTTTTTATATGCGTCTCAACGATGACCAAAAAACCGTCGCAGCCATGGATATTCTCGTACCTAAAATCGGGGAAATTATCGGAGGATCACAAAGAGAAGAACGTTTAGATGTACTAGAAACCAGAATACTACCAGAAGCCATCGCCGAGTTATGGTGGTACTTAGACTTACGACGCTATGGAAGCGTACCTCACTCAGGTTTTGGTCTAGGTTTTGAAAGATTGGTACAATTTATGACAGGAATGGGTAACATTAGAGATGTTATACCTTTTCCCCGAACACCTCTAAGTGCAGAATTTTAA